A region of Argentina anserina chromosome 5, drPotAnse1.1, whole genome shotgun sequence DNA encodes the following proteins:
- the LOC126795227 gene encoding uncharacterized protein LOC126795227, which yields MDSGNSGSMSSSGGDQELDIVSRPESVSRFVNSSSHPTIQFGGSSDNNPTLFSQYQNHHQPNTPFDLSSNYLQALSQSQSPNTSHNFLLNQRSDHQSNAATNTRSDHQQANCTNSIVNLPGSSSSAHQAPSISDTPRGSYSSAKPSSLIRNSKKRTRASRRAPTTVLTTDTSNFRAMVQEFTGIPAPPFSAGSSSYSRRLDSIFGSGSVYPLRPSAQKVHQQTPFLSSSSSSLLMSNSVGMVNNVPNVATSSISHDMNNFNFTHQNLVGKQLPHHHNMMVNMQTPNLSAFQLSSLPHHHEQQQQQQPPPFHSSSINFGAKPNGDSTTLPLHSLENQFGVTMSHGYLNTNLGTADGSTLLPLRSDHDRNVRWRDHELGLGAVSDGRGILDQNHQLRPNLDHWDN from the coding sequence ATGGATTCTGGTAATAGTGGAAGCATGTCTTCAAGTGGTGGTGATCAAGAACTTGATATTGTTTCACGGCCTGAATCCGTCTCAAGGTTTGTGAATTCTTCTTCTCATCCTACTATACAATTTGGTGGCTCCTCCGACAACAATCCGACTCTGTTTTCGCAATACCAAAACCACCACCAACCCAATACACCTTTCGATCTTTCATCCAATTATCTCCAGGCATTGTCTCAATCTCAGTCACCAAACACAAGCCACAACTTCCTGCTAAATCAAAGATCCGATCATCAATCAAACGCTGCCACCAATACTAGATCAGATCATCAACAAGCCAACTGCACCAACTCGATTGTAAACCTACCAggctcatcatcatcagctCACCAAGCTCCATCGATATCGGATACACCAAGGGGAAGCTATTCGTCTGCAAAGCCCAGTTCTTTGATCCGAAACTCGAAGAAGAGGACGAGAGCTTCTAGAAGGGCGCCCACAACTGTTCTGACCACCGACACCTCGAATTTCCGAGCAATGGTGCAGGAATTCACTGGGATCCCAGCACCGCCGTTCTCGGCAGGGTCATCATCCTATTCTCGAAGGCTCGATAGTATCTTCGGGTCTGGATCTGTCTACCCTTTACGTCCTTCAGCTCAAAAGGTTCACCAACAAACCCCTTttctatcttcttcttcttcctcattgtTGATGAGTAATAGTGTTGGTATGGTTAATAATGTTCCTAATGTTGCCACTAGTAGTATTAGTCATGATATGAACAACTTCAATTTCACCCATCAAAACCTAGTTGGGAAACAGCTGCCTCATCATCATAATATGATGGTAAACATGCAAACTCCAAATCTCAGTGCATTTCAGTTATCttctcttcctcatcatcatgagcagcagcagcagcagcagccacCTCCATTCCACTCTTCCTCAATTAACTTTGGGGCAAAGCCTAATGGGGACAGTACTACTTTGCCTTTACATTCTCTTGAAAATCAATTCGGTGTGACTATGAGCCATGGCTATTTAAACACAAACCTTGGTACTGCTGATGGGTCAACACTGCTGCCATTGAGGAGTGATCATGATCGTAATGTTAGATGGAGAGATCATGAACTTGGGTTGGGCGCCGTCAGTGATGGGAGAGGAATACTAGATCAAAATCACCAATTGAGGCCTAATTTGGATCATTGGGATAACTAA
- the LOC126795224 gene encoding TPR repeat-containing thioredoxin TTL1 isoform X2, translated as MAEMANYKAQENDVSKNPKESKEVSFVISTISSKPSPNQEVKHTRKPSLEHPRSPVTGTHQKVFQGRRSSDDGRSSTSSDGSRQLKVFVAPEENKIRRASTTSSVELSRKINDHHQANESKPLVRASSGSVIHSGQFGNLRLQPGISSLLTSSSTPNSTPKCKAAVMGNIVKKNSDDHGVISSVNTLDPEALKSMGNDAYKENRFEEALALYDRAIALDSTKAAYHSNKSAALICLGRLIEAVFECKEAIHIEPSYYKAHYRLATAYLRLGETEKALDHYKLSCPYAYSKDIDECQALQKCLSRCIEAQKLQEWNVLLNETQLAISSGANSAPQVFALQAEALLKLHRHEDAYSTYQNRPNFSIILCTKFFGMENSAYLLMINAQVYLAAGRFEDAMAAAQQAARLNPGHKEIGTVVKRARTVASARSSGNLLFKASKFAEASVVYSQGLEQDPYNSVLLCNRAACRSKLGQYEKAVEDCTAALNLQPCYSKARLRRADCNAKLERWGASIKDYELLIRKTPGDEEVGKALYEAQMQLKRLHGEDTGNMKFGLNLISIPNNERFRHYVTSPGMSVVLFCSKSTQKQVFQSLEQICKRFPSVNFLKVEVEDHPYLAKLEDVSTIPAFKIYKNGSRVKEIPGNHHELLESSVKLYSGSGL; from the exons ATGGCAGAGATGGCCAATTATAAG GCACAAGAGAATGATGTTTCCAAGAATCCTAAGGAGTCCAAAGAAGTTTCTTTCGTCATCTCCACCATTTCGTCTAAGCCTTCTCCGAATCAAGAAGTGAAGCACACCAGAAAGCCAAGCTTGGAACATCCAAGGTCTCCTGTTACAGGTACTCACCAGAAGGTAtttcaaggaagaagaagctcTGATGATGGAAGAAGCTCAACATCTTCCGATGGTTCTAGGCAACTCAAGGTGTTTGTGGCGCCGGAGGAGAATAAGATTCGAAGGGCATCTACTACTAGCTCGGTTGAGCTAAGTAGGAAGATCAATGATCACCATCAAGCCAATGAAAGCAAACCACTAGTCCGAGCCAGTTCAGGCAGTGTCATTCATTCAGGACAGTTTGGAAACTTGAGGCTGCAGCCTGGAATTTCGAGTCTGCTAACAAGCAGTAGTACTCCCAATTCCACACCGAAATGTAAAGCTGCTGTGATGGGAAACATAGTGAAAAAGAATAGTGATGATCATGGAGTTATTAGTTCTGTGAATACATTAGACCCTGAGGCGTTAAAGTCAATGGGAAATGACGCATACAAAGAGAACAGATTCGAAGAGGCCTTGGCGTTATATGATCGAGCAATTGCTTTGGATTCAACTAAGGCAGCTTATCACAGCAACAAAAGTGCTGCTTTGATCTGTTTAGGCCGCCTTATTGAGGCAGTTTTTGAATGCAAAGAAGCCATCCATATTGAGCCTTCTTATTACAAAGCTCATTACCGACTAGCAACAGCATATCTCAG ACTAGGCGAAACAGAGAAAGCATTAGATCATTACAAACTTTCGTGTCCATATGCGTACTCGAAAGACATAGATGAATGCCAGGCTCTTCAAAAATGCCTCAGTAGATGCATTGAAGCTCAAAAATTACAGGAGTGGAATGTTTTGTTAAATGAGacccaactggcaatttcttCAGGTGCCAATTCAGCTCCACAG GTCTTTGCTCTACAAGCTGAGGCCTTATTGAAGCTTCACAGACATGAAGATGCATATTCTACCTACCAGAACAGACCAAATTTCAGCATTATTTTGTGCACTAAATTCTTTGGCATGGAAAACAGTGCTTATCTGTTAATGATTAATGCACAAGTTTACTTGGCTGCTGGCAG GTTTGAAGATGCAATGGCAGCAGCTCAACAGGCAGCAAGACTAAATCCTGGTCACAAGGAAATCGGCACGGTGGTGAAGAGGGCTAGAACTGTTGCATCTGCCCGATCGAGTGGTAACCTTCTCTTCAAGGCATCAAAATTCGCAGAAGCTAGTGTAGTGTATAGCCAAGGACTAGAGCAGGATCCGTACAACTCGGTTTTGCTATGCAATCGAGCAGCTTGTCGTTCTAAATTAGGCCAATATGAAAAGGCTGTTGAAGATTGCACTGCAGCCCTTAACCTGCAGCCCTGTTATAGCAAGGCTAGGCTGCGACGGGCTGATTGTAATGCCAAG TTAGAAAGGTGGGGAGCTTCAATTAAAGATTATGAGTTGCTAATAAGAAAAACTCCAGGAGATGAAGAAGTTGGGAAGGCTTTGTATGAAGCTCAAATGCAGCTGAAAAGACTACACGGTGAAGATACTGGGAACATGAAATTTGGATTAAATTTGATTTCCATTCCCAACAATGAGCGTTTCAGACACTATGTGACCTCTCCTG GGATGTCAGTGGTGCTCTTCTGTAGCAAATCTACACAGAAGCAAGTGTTCCAATCCCTGGAGCAAATCTGCAAAAGATTCCCCTCTGTCAACTTCCTCAAG GTGGAGGTAGAAGACCACCCTTACTTGGCAAAACTGGAGGACGTGAGCACTATTCCAGCCTTCAAGATTTATAAAAATGGATCAAGGGTCAAAGAAATTCCAGGCAATCACCATGAATTATTAGAAAGCTCAGTCAAATTATATAGCGGTTCAGGAttataa
- the LOC126795224 gene encoding TPR repeat-containing thioredoxin TTL1 isoform X1: protein MAEMANYKVENNDLLCGFLSGIFQCSRKSLVHSLPSNISQNHLKAQENDVSKNPKESKEVSFVISTISSKPSPNQEVKHTRKPSLEHPRSPVTGTHQKVFQGRRSSDDGRSSTSSDGSRQLKVFVAPEENKIRRASTTSSVELSRKINDHHQANESKPLVRASSGSVIHSGQFGNLRLQPGISSLLTSSSTPNSTPKCKAAVMGNIVKKNSDDHGVISSVNTLDPEALKSMGNDAYKENRFEEALALYDRAIALDSTKAAYHSNKSAALICLGRLIEAVFECKEAIHIEPSYYKAHYRLATAYLRLGETEKALDHYKLSCPYAYSKDIDECQALQKCLSRCIEAQKLQEWNVLLNETQLAISSGANSAPQVFALQAEALLKLHRHEDAYSTYQNRPNFSIILCTKFFGMENSAYLLMINAQVYLAAGRFEDAMAAAQQAARLNPGHKEIGTVVKRARTVASARSSGNLLFKASKFAEASVVYSQGLEQDPYNSVLLCNRAACRSKLGQYEKAVEDCTAALNLQPCYSKARLRRADCNAKLERWGASIKDYELLIRKTPGDEEVGKALYEAQMQLKRLHGEDTGNMKFGLNLISIPNNERFRHYVTSPGMSVVLFCSKSTQKQVFQSLEQICKRFPSVNFLKVEVEDHPYLAKLEDVSTIPAFKIYKNGSRVKEIPGNHHELLESSVKLYSGSGL from the exons ATGGCAGAGATGGCCAATTATAAGGTTGAGAATAATGACTTGCTTTGTGGTTTTCTATCTGGGATTTTTCAGTGCTCAAGAAAATCTCTTGTTCATTCATTACCCTCTAATATTAGCCAAAATCATTTGAAGGCACAAGAGAATGATGTTTCCAAGAATCCTAAGGAGTCCAAAGAAGTTTCTTTCGTCATCTCCACCATTTCGTCTAAGCCTTCTCCGAATCAAGAAGTGAAGCACACCAGAAAGCCAAGCTTGGAACATCCAAGGTCTCCTGTTACAGGTACTCACCAGAAGGTAtttcaaggaagaagaagctcTGATGATGGAAGAAGCTCAACATCTTCCGATGGTTCTAGGCAACTCAAGGTGTTTGTGGCGCCGGAGGAGAATAAGATTCGAAGGGCATCTACTACTAGCTCGGTTGAGCTAAGTAGGAAGATCAATGATCACCATCAAGCCAATGAAAGCAAACCACTAGTCCGAGCCAGTTCAGGCAGTGTCATTCATTCAGGACAGTTTGGAAACTTGAGGCTGCAGCCTGGAATTTCGAGTCTGCTAACAAGCAGTAGTACTCCCAATTCCACACCGAAATGTAAAGCTGCTGTGATGGGAAACATAGTGAAAAAGAATAGTGATGATCATGGAGTTATTAGTTCTGTGAATACATTAGACCCTGAGGCGTTAAAGTCAATGGGAAATGACGCATACAAAGAGAACAGATTCGAAGAGGCCTTGGCGTTATATGATCGAGCAATTGCTTTGGATTCAACTAAGGCAGCTTATCACAGCAACAAAAGTGCTGCTTTGATCTGTTTAGGCCGCCTTATTGAGGCAGTTTTTGAATGCAAAGAAGCCATCCATATTGAGCCTTCTTATTACAAAGCTCATTACCGACTAGCAACAGCATATCTCAG ACTAGGCGAAACAGAGAAAGCATTAGATCATTACAAACTTTCGTGTCCATATGCGTACTCGAAAGACATAGATGAATGCCAGGCTCTTCAAAAATGCCTCAGTAGATGCATTGAAGCTCAAAAATTACAGGAGTGGAATGTTTTGTTAAATGAGacccaactggcaatttcttCAGGTGCCAATTCAGCTCCACAG GTCTTTGCTCTACAAGCTGAGGCCTTATTGAAGCTTCACAGACATGAAGATGCATATTCTACCTACCAGAACAGACCAAATTTCAGCATTATTTTGTGCACTAAATTCTTTGGCATGGAAAACAGTGCTTATCTGTTAATGATTAATGCACAAGTTTACTTGGCTGCTGGCAG GTTTGAAGATGCAATGGCAGCAGCTCAACAGGCAGCAAGACTAAATCCTGGTCACAAGGAAATCGGCACGGTGGTGAAGAGGGCTAGAACTGTTGCATCTGCCCGATCGAGTGGTAACCTTCTCTTCAAGGCATCAAAATTCGCAGAAGCTAGTGTAGTGTATAGCCAAGGACTAGAGCAGGATCCGTACAACTCGGTTTTGCTATGCAATCGAGCAGCTTGTCGTTCTAAATTAGGCCAATATGAAAAGGCTGTTGAAGATTGCACTGCAGCCCTTAACCTGCAGCCCTGTTATAGCAAGGCTAGGCTGCGACGGGCTGATTGTAATGCCAAG TTAGAAAGGTGGGGAGCTTCAATTAAAGATTATGAGTTGCTAATAAGAAAAACTCCAGGAGATGAAGAAGTTGGGAAGGCTTTGTATGAAGCTCAAATGCAGCTGAAAAGACTACACGGTGAAGATACTGGGAACATGAAATTTGGATTAAATTTGATTTCCATTCCCAACAATGAGCGTTTCAGACACTATGTGACCTCTCCTG GGATGTCAGTGGTGCTCTTCTGTAGCAAATCTACACAGAAGCAAGTGTTCCAATCCCTGGAGCAAATCTGCAAAAGATTCCCCTCTGTCAACTTCCTCAAG GTGGAGGTAGAAGACCACCCTTACTTGGCAAAACTGGAGGACGTGAGCACTATTCCAGCCTTCAAGATTTATAAAAATGGATCAAGGGTCAAAGAAATTCCAGGCAATCACCATGAATTATTAGAAAGCTCAGTCAAATTATATAGCGGTTCAGGAttataa